The window cggcgggtgatcagacgccgccccccaatccacctccggcaaagaagcagaagcagtcctggattattaacccggacccttatgtacctaagaccacaaaggtaccggagccatcactgaagcctctccctacaaggccttgggaacgtagtgccgaggaagtcgacgcggccgcggctgctgatttggagaaatggaaggcggactgcaagaagaaaagagagcccgagcccaagccagtattttctgatgagcaaaagaagtgggctaagtcatttttgagcacaccgtcccaagccgcgaagaatctgcctaacgactatgcacgtgaacttcgcaggcaggcactcatgttcaaggagaacaaagagcgggagaaggccgaaagtaaaaaaagcgggaaacaagttgcccagctcggggaacaaagtaaacaatcgattgccccgcttatagtggaagccttctgtccggatgcccccgagatcatacaagctgcggcagcacagggattgactgtaacgagtgccagagaacaagcggccaacttaggtattactcttcgtgaactgttaggccttgatgaggcgccagtgaaggaggtagtaattacatatgtcaagaatgggcctctcgtcgagcctgcgcaggaaaaggatctacctccacaaatgaaaggtctgctgaaatggtacaagggttacataaaaaataaaaacgccagagaatatatttatgcggaagttagacatgagcatcacttcaaacattactatgtacaaattgaactgagtgaattgttccagcttttcaatctgcgcgagctcgataaatctatcatcagttgctacgttttgtaagtgatttattaatttctaccccatctcgttcatattgcctgcactatatatatgtcctaactatattgttgtgtccgctattatacatgcagaatgaagattaaggaatgcagagtaaggaacatccatgatgttgggttcattgacccacacatcgttaatggacatgtgttggagcgttaccccgccgacgtggaggcagatctgtggcagtttcttacaaagcaggaactcaaaagtgatattctatttccttaccattttgagtgagtgtttctgtcttgagcacattctcttttgtttactccatgcatggtatgtggccggctaatcgatgagttatgcatgacgtactgtgcatgtatcgtgtccgcaggttccactggattctgctagtaattaaagttaacacctcagaatgtctcgtccacgactctgtgaatatggatccaaagctttggggcggcatgagaagaatgctgcagaagtaattattttcattcatttgcgctctatatcgatcggcctatttcgttcatttcctaatatcaagtaactaattaataactctcttgttcatttaattttctttgcctcgtagggtttggagacggttcgtagatacaaaggtcggtgaattcaaaaaagagctagaattcaaaatgttaaaggctaagaatgctggcgatattcagccaccggagaccaatctatgtggatactatgtctgtgagatgatccggagatacacctctgagcgggttccgagtgataccaatgctcagaggaataacctccggtggatgcttagtccagaagctcgcttccgaccacttcaagaggaactagctggatggttcagcagggaagtcctccatcctaaaggagaacactattacgaggacgtagaactttatatgcattaaatcatgtatggaaacttgttcaaaattgtatatggtcatccgatgatattgaatatatattgtatattcctcttgaattctttttggttctaatttcaaatttatttgaaattgtacattcatatgcatgtatgtagtaccgtagaatatatgaaactccttcaaaattaaaataaagcacaaaaaaaataaaacaatacaaattaaacagaaaacaggtttagggggggggcggggctaaaaccctaaacctgtggcggcctttagtcgcggttggccagaagaaccgcgactaaaggtcctccgccccgacggccgcctggcgcccacgtggacgggcctttagtcgcggttcttaaggagccgcgactaaaggtggggggctttagtcgcgcttatttggtcgcggttgcgcaaccgcgactaatggcagttgcgaaccgcgaccaaaggccttttttccaccagtgatgCTATTTACTAAGAAAAAATATTCTTGATGATACATTGAGAAGAGACGCATATACAAAATTTAGGATGCATGTTTGCTGTCATGTGGGTATATACAACGGGATCAGACTGGGTCTTTGTGTTTGCATGATTTTTGTGTATGGAGTAGCTTGTTACTGCCATCCCCGCGCAATATGCCAACAGTAAATGCCTGCTGCTTATATCAGCGTGGTCAGAGACTGGTTGTGTGTGCCACTTAGTAATTGATGTGAAAGACTGCTCAACCTGCAAAGAAGTCATTCCAACCTCAAAATCATGTTGGGGTTCAGGATGAACCTGGAGACGTCGAGTGACGGCAAAGTCACGCAACTATTACTCTCCCAACGGTAGCCGACCCTTAAACCACTCGCATACGTCTGAACCGCGCGGTTTAGACCTGCTATGCTATCCAACACAGTCCTGCAATAGTTCGTGAGGTGGTCCGTATGACTTTCTCCCACAAATCAGAGACAAATTTAAGAGACTTTGTGGGCATCCGAACAGCAGCCACACCTGCTTCTGACCACTCTGACCCATCCAAAACCGTCCACCCTCGTCCGCGCGCGTTCCTTCCCGATGCCATCTGTCTGCATTCATGCAGCTATAGAGCGGCCACTCCATGTTAAAGTAGGCTACTGagaggacacgacctctcactggtaccgacattgaagcggcacgccggccGAGAGCGCTGCCCGTGACATGTCCTCGATGTCCGTGCATGTTCATTGCCGGAGACACGTTAGTGGATGGGACAAGACAAATCTACCATGCCCGTTATATGCCTCGTCCGTCTGTTCGTATGCCGCCATTAAGCAAACTCGTCAGCCGAGAAACCCAATTCAACGCCACGTATTGACACACTCGGATGCTTGGCCTTATGGGAATCCACTATTTTAAGGCAGCCACACCCGGCCTACTCCACGCCACAACAGAAGCCGTTCCCCATCCTCCTCCCATCCACCAGATCCGCCATGACAGCAGGCGGCAACGCTCTATGGGAGAGCCTATTGACGGAGCCAAAGCATTGAGCTAGCCACCCTTGCGGCCACCTGGCAGAGCCGCCTTGCCAGGAGGATTGAGACCGGCATGCAGGCAAGCCCAACCGAGGTctccgacgacgaggacgaccccaTGATGGAGACGGGCTTTGATGTCACCAAACCGGAGCCCGCGCTTGTGCATGCCGGCTTCACCATGGAACAGGCGCACTTCAACGCTGCCATGGTGGAGGAGCAGCACATGTCGGCGCCTATGTCGGTGTTCCAGCAGGCGCCGGAGGAACAATGGTACAACATGTTCCTCTTAGAGCATCACCGGGTAGTGGAGCGCCAGAACGACGGCGAGCGCGCGAGTGAGGAGGCCGTCCACGCTCAAGCCGTCGCTCGTCAGGAATCGGCCATTGTGGAGGCCTAGCTACAGGCGACCGCGAACGAGAACAGCGCCAGTTGCGCCTCCTACGCAGCACCTACGAAGCATCGGGCGGCCCTGTAGGACGACGACGACGCAGGCACCACCATTTGCATCGTGGACCTCACGTCCACCAGTGACGGACAAGGCGCAAGCTCctctgaggatgagtagggcacaGGAGGCGGTAGGGCCTTGTGTCTCATGTGGGCCGGTCCGTCTCctttgttctactcttcctcatcggAGACTGCAACTTCATGTCATCGGTCTTATCGCCAGTGGTCATAGAGACGGCGGATGAAGAACGGCGAGGGCTTGGACTCCGGACGTCGCCAtaggataggtttagggtcgggttggaACGGTTTTTTGGTTCTAAATGTTCGAAATCAAACAAAAATTCATCGTGTTTGCACGAATGTCGTCCAGTATGTATGAAATCTACCGTGTTTGCATGGATTTTATCCGGTTTGTTGCCAGAGTGTTTGAAAATATATGTGGGCAATGTTAGATAGCGTCCTTCCGTATCCGTGTCTGTGGACTAATCTATCTGTCCACGAACaaatgcgggaggaaatttgcacACTACCGTTAGAGATGCTCTAACGTGTTGGTGTGGACATGTTGGTACATGATGATGCATGCAGCAGCGAACGTCGAACGACGATGGATGACTCTGCCGTGCGGTACGTATCAAATACCTAACCAACATGTGCCATCACGTCGAACCATCGCAATGCGTCCACGAATCGCTCTGGGTTGGTGATGTAGTCGGCCGGACTCTGTATTGTTCTTTCATAACTTTGTGGAGCAAATGTTTGACACTATTGTGAAAGAGTTATGTCTCCGAATGATATGAAGAGTGCATCTTAATATGTTGGCTCTGAGAGACCTTGATGGAGCTTTAATTTTAGATCACGGACTTTTATTGATCATGTCTATTTTATAATTTTAATGATAAATCAGTAGCGACATATCATCTACCTTTTTATACATTAAAAGTACTCGACAGGTTAATCAGAAGAAAGAGAAATATGCAAGAAAATTATATGTTAATCATATAATGTTGCCCCTTGATTGGATGGGCCATCTATTTCTTTTAGGGAAGCGTTTCGAGACGCCGGCCGAAGCCTCGGCCGGTTGCCTCCCACTCGTACGTCTCGTTCGGTGCGGCCCATGTACAAAGCCCACGTAGCATCTATGTAGCACCCCGCAAGACACGTACCTGTCCAGTTGCTTCTATTTTTTTCCTGAGCAAAGCCAAGCGCACATGCCTTATCTTCTCATCCCCTTATCCACCCGCGTCTTCGGTCTTCTTCTTCTCCAGCAGCAACACATCTTCCATGAGAGCCATCCACCAACGATCTCCTCTAGCCATGCCGCATCTCCTCCAGCCAGCGGAATCACAACCATAGCCATTGCTGCAAGCCTGCAACCACGCGCACACACTGGACGGCGAGGACGAGGCGGTGCTGCTCCTAGCAAAACTGGCATAGATTTGCTACATGCTTCAACCGGCATAGATTTTGTTACAACTGGCacgacattttgctacaactagcgTCGCGTTTTACTACAACACACAGTCGGTGTCGCGGTTTTGCTACAACTAGTGTCGCGTTTTGCTACAACACACAGTCGGCGTCGCGGTTTTGCTACAACTAGCCTCgctttttgctacaaccggcataacgttttgctacatccatcacggCCGAATTGCGAACcgcgacggcgacgacgatgacTTTTTGCTGCAACCGTCGTAGGTATTTGCTATGTTCGGCAACAGGTTTTGTTACATCTGTTCGTCTTTAGAATGCAAATGTTGCTACCTGTAACGGCGAGCTACAACCAGCGACACCGGTTTTGAGTCATCTTTGTGGTAGCCTAAGCATCCGAGACATCGATGAAACAGTGAACATGGATGTCCGATACAGAGCTTCACCTTTTTTATTGAATGTTGCAACCGCCGCGCGAGATGCTACATCCCGCGACGAGGGATGCTAGAACCGAtactttttttgctggaaccaaatgAAGACGACGATTTCTGCTGCCACCACCATCGGATTTTGCTACAACCTACAAGGTTTTTTGCTATATTCATCCACGGCTGAGTTGCGACCACGCGACGGCGGCGACAAGATTTTGTTGCAACCATCATGGATTTTTGCTATGTACGACGAATtattttgctacatccattcacgTCGGAGCTGCGATCATTCACGGCGACGGCGATGATTTTGCTGCAAGCATCGTAGATTTTTGCTACGACTGGCCATATTTTTTGCTACGTCCATTCATGGCGAGCTGCGACCTGCGGCGACTCCAAAAGCACAGCTGCGGCGACGAACGGCTGCCCGGGGACGAGGATCACGACGCCGCGGCAGCTGCGATGCTGTGGATGAGGCTTTTTCATGCTGGAACCGGCGAGGATTCGTGCTACAAGCTCCATAGATCGAATTTTTTCGAGCGCGAGTAGGTTGTGTGAGGGCGGCGAGCAGCGGCGAGCTCGGGGTCTGCAGCGGTGCTTCGGACTCGGTCGCCTGCGAGAGATTACGGCGGGGTCGACGGCGCTGCAGCCTCCTCTCGCTTCCATGTGCGGCCGTGCAGTATTTTCAGGAAGAGGATGAAGAAGACGGACGAAGCAAGGAAGCACATCCGATGGCTAGCAGTCAATGTATCGCATAGAAATCGTACGGTCATTGGTTGACCGGCTGAATCGTTGTGCCAGCGCACCGGCGCATAGTAGTGCCCTTTCTTTTATTCTCTAACGGTTTGACATGTGTACCACAATGTAGTGGATCCAAAACAACTTGACACTGCCCCTCAAAAAAAAACTTGACACATGTACACATCAAGTAacattttttttaacacagtacagaagcAAGTGCTCATATATATACGCGCGTACTACACTCAATcctataaacacacacacacatcctacctctatgagcaccttcgagagaaggagtcggcatatcatcttgagatttacgaagtcaccgtaggcgcccatcgtcgacgggaacgtctcctctcactgaaaGCACATCAtcgaaaattctaaaataaatccaCGAATAATGCAAGCAGCAGGACTTGAACCCTAATGAGCtagggataccactgtccctctaaccatccaggtTGGTTCGCACACGTCAAGTaacataaacatgatgcacatgatttATAATTTAGATCTCATATGCATGCATGTCAAAGAAAAGAAGATCACTAACCTAAAAAAGAGGTGACCAACTTGTCCTCGTTTAATGCCTCTATCATATATTTCTGCATGCCTATGGATTTTTTTACGCATGCATGCACGTAAAAAAAGGAACAGATCTCTCACCTAAAAATAAATAACCAACTTGACCATGTTTACCTCTTCCATACATTCCTGCATGTGGATTTTTTTTTTTACGGGGATCTTGCATGCCTTTTTGACCTCACAAGCAAGGAATAATAAACGAATATGCATGCCCGTGATTGCCTGCTCAAGTTTTCATCAACTTTTCCCACATAATTTTTCTCCATCAATGGATAATGCTTGACTGCTTTGGCAAGTCTGCTCCGATCAATTCTCGCACGTAGATAAGGCAGCAGATGCTGAATTAAAAACCGCAAATACCTACTGTCGTCCTGTCGCCGACGCTATCCTGCTTGGCACGATGTTTCTCTTTCGTCCTGGGAGTCATGGTAATCAGTAGCACTGGCATAGTGTATTGTGGttacccatccatgtacacgagtcAGCATCGTCCAGGCGTGCGACTAGCGTCAAGGCCCGCAACCTAGCTAAGGTGCGTGGTGCACACAGATCTCGACGATTGCCAGGATCAACCATGTCATGAGCCACTTCACCGTCAGGTTGTCTTAGCGCTTTCATGCACTCTGTTGCACCTACTACGAGTGGCCTATACACGTTGGCAAGCTCAACTGCAAATTCTACAAGCCGGGACTCAGGATTCTGGACCCTACCCCAAATTTATTTGCTTCACAACCCTTCATTGATGCGATCCCGAGGAATTTGATGAGAATGGAAGTGTTGCATTGTCAAACCTCGCTATATCATGTAAGCTTATAGTGGCCGACCCACATCCAATCTCTCTTTATCTGTGCTGGGAGCCATAACCCTATGCTCGCCATAGTGTGTGTTGAATTATTGATAGCGTGATCCACATACGTTCGCAGGGCAAATCGGTAATCTTGGAGCCATCTCGGTTGTGGCGTGTTTGTTTGCCAGCGGCACCAACTGAGATATTCCAAATGATTCTCGGCAGCCAGTCAAGGACATAGGTGCATTCATGTCACGTACACAGAGAGAaagcacgaggaggaggaggagcagaaaaAAGGACAAAATAAAGAAGCAATGATTCTCTGCAGCCAGTCAAGGCCATGCATGGAATCACATGACTACATGAGatagaggggagggagggaggcatgCAGCCAAAGCCTGTCAAGTCATATGAGCAGCATGCATGTACCTCCGGGCAGGGGGCTCATGCAAGTGCAGCTCGTGCAGGTGGGTACATGCTAACGCCCAACCCATCTGTATATGAACCATGCGTTGTAACCTAGCAGCATGAGCTTATCCTAACCCAACTCCAGGCCGTACCCACTTCCCCACCTCACAATTTGCATCCATCGGCCATGACCAATTAAAAAGTAACAAGGGATCATTCAACCGGATTAACACATCAAATAACAATAACCATAAGCTGTAATAAAGACATTCATCGAAAAACGACGAGTTCATCATTGGATATATTAATTCTCATGATAGGCTTGAAGATAACACTAATATTACAAGTACGGAAATACATACTAATATGGGTGCGGAAATTGAAATGGGATACAAACAGTAAAGATACAGAAGGTCTTTATGGAGCCTCCCCAAACTTGGAACAAGCTAGGGGATCCATCGACCTAGATTTTCAGTTCAGACCGGAGAACCTCTTATTCTTCTCTTCACGAGTCTCTCTTAGATGTGCTTTGGGACCTCATACTTGTAGATGAAATCAGTCCACTAACAGGTCATTAATCTCCGGTTACGACTCTGTTGCTCCCAGACACGACATGGTTGTTCCCAGATACCGTATTGCTGCTCCCACTTACGGTATTGTTGCTCCCGGATACAGTATGGTTGCTCCCAGATACGTTATTGGTGCACCCAGTCACTTTATTGAAACTGTTAGTTACAATATGGTTGCTCCCAGatacaacatggtggtcaccacttAGAATATTGTTGTTTCCACATACGAGGGTGTTGAAGCTCCCGGACACAGTGTTGCTGTCTCCGGACATGACAATGTTGTCGTTCCcagacatggtgttgttgcgcccagatCTGACAGTGTTGTTGGTCCCAGTTATGGTATTTGGTTGTTCATCGAGTGCTCTTCTTTCGTGATTTACGAAAGAGGGCATGTTAATGAAAACCATACCCGATGAGCGACCCGCGGTGGCGAGGCCATTGAGCCGTAACAAACTCTTGGGTACCTCACCAACAAATGAATTATTTGAGAGATTCAAGTACCAAAGGTTGTCAAACTCACCAATCCACGACGGGATAGTGCCGACCAATATGTTGTTGGCAAGGTTGAGCGACTTGAGCTCACCACAGCTCGCGAGGCTAGCCGGGAGCCACCCAGTCAGGGAGTTTGTGGAAAAGTCAAGCGACGCAAGAAGTGGCATGTCGGAGAAGCTAACACGAGCAATCGGACCGGACATGGAGTTGTTTCTGAGGTTGAGCTCATGGAGAGAAGATAGTGATGAAAGAGACGGTGGCAAGAAGCCGGAGAAGCCATTGGAATGCATGGCCAAATGCTCTAGCGACGTGAGGTCACGGAACACGTCCGGCAAGGGGCCGAAGAAGCGGTTGGCGGACAAATCCAACAAGGTAAGGTGTGTGAGCTCACCGAGGCGTGGGCTCAGCTCGCCGGTGAGCTCGTTGGATGCGAGGGAGAGCTTCCTTAGCCTGACGAGGCCGAAGAGCTCGTCTGGGATGACGCCCTCGAAATGGTTCGAGCCGAGGAAGAGCTCCTCCAGCCACACGAGGCCCGCCAGGGAGGCTCCTGGGATGTGCCCCGCGAGGCCGCGCCAGGGGAGCCGCAGCACCGTGACGCGGCCGCTGGCGCTGTCGCAGCCCACACCTTCCCAGGCGCAGCACGATGCGCCGGACCATGCGGTGCGGAGGGCTCCCCCGCCGCCGAGCTCCCCGGCGAAGCCCCGCAGCGCGCGGAGGTCGTCAGGGTGGCACGGCGTCGCGCTGGCCGCCGGCCAGAGGAACGCCACGAAGAGGAGCAGCAGGCAGCACCTCTCCATGGATGATGGATTCAGCGGTGGTCTGCTATGCTATGTACTACACGAACGCAGCTACTCGGTAAGAAGCCTTGTTTGGAATGCAAGTGATTCGCAAGTGTTCTTGGCGAAAACTGCTGGGCGGTGCATCTCATCTTATAGCGTGTGCGCGCGCGTCGTAAGCATGCGTGCTGCGAGTGGTTTGGCACTGTTAGTCCGTGGCCACGGCCCACGACTGACTCCCAGTTCAATCTTGGTGTTTGTTGTGGTCTGCCGACGGAACCCGTGGGCCGCATCGACTCATGGTGGCTACAGCCCCTTCTCGACTCTAGCTGTCGTGGACAGGTTCGGCCCTAGTCCATCAAGGCTTGTGGATGTTTCCCCCTGGAACCTAGGGCAAGGCTACTGTGTAGTCGTGGGTGGCATGGGCTAAAGCTGGAGTAGCCATTAGACGTGAACACCTCCGCCATAGTCCATCAGTGCTTGTCGTTGACAGGATGCTGTAGAGGTAAATTGAGTAAGAGAAAGGAGATTCCCTCATGCAAGCAGAGGTACGGCTCTTGTCACATATGCCTAGTTGAGTGATCCCGTGCGGCCACAGTTGCATTGCACAGAGAAAAGGGAGAACACAAAGAATACTTATGCAGTCGTCAAAAGTTAGGATGCACTGTGGCCCTCGTCTCATCTCATGTACACCAACCGAGATGATGTGCATTATCTCGAAAGAGACGGGTGTGACCGGCCTAGGGCACGCAAGGCTACGTCGACTGTTCTTACCCAGACTAATTCTATCCGATTATAAGAAAATTGTGGGAAAATGCTGTAGCGATATAATTAATTACTCCTTCTGTCCCAATTTGATGATGGCGTATAAAATGAGTCAAAAACTCAACTCTTTCtaagtttttttttgtgaaaaccGTTTCTAAGTTGACCACATATATAAGAAAATAACAACAATTATAATATTGATGAAACTGATTATGAAAATATCATCGGATGCGCTTGTGTGGAGCTTTTCTATCGAAAAAAAAAATCCACCCTATCATCCCCGCAAGAGGAAATCTCAATGGCCGCTAGTCACTGCACGCCGCAGACGTGCGTGCGCGTTGGTGAGCATGGCGGCAATACCCACTGCCCACGCTGCGGCTCAGCACCGTCTCCCGGCACCCTCGGTAGTCGTCGTCAATACTCGTCACAACAGTTGCACTGTCACGCTCGTCCCACTAGCCGATGTTGAACGATGTCCCCCTCGCAGTCACTCCTCCAACATGCTTCTTGCAGAATCCCCAACACTGGTTCGTATTTCAaaatcatgaaaatttcaaaaaaaaaagaggtGTTAAGTTCGAGTATGCCTGCGCCACCGATCACAGGTCCAGCGCAGCTTCCCGCAATACTGGTTCGTGTGTACGGCATGCTGGTTCCAGCATCCGATGCAACTAATCGCGGCTCCTGCCCCTGCCGGTCGTAGCATGTCCGGCTATTGCTTCGAACATCCCCACCGCGCGGTCGGATCATGCGGTCACAGCACGCCATGCTACTGGTTCCAGCATCCTTGCTGCTAGTTCCAGCACCATCGCATCCCACAGTCGTCGTTGTTGCAGCTCAGGACACGGCCTTCACAGCTTCTTTGTCGGCTGGTCTCAGCACGCCCATTGCTGGTTCCAGCACCGTCGGATCCCACAGTCGTCTTTATCATAGCTCGCGGGCAACGTGGTTGCAGCTTCTCCGCTGGTTACCCGTAGCTCCGCCCACGGGGGTTGCAACTTTTCCGTTGGCTGGTCGCAACTCCGTCAACAGGGGGTCACGGCTTCTCCATTGGCTAACTGTTCGTAGCTTTTTTTGTCGCAGGTTGCAGCATTGTGGCTTGCCAGTCGCAGCTCCAACCATAGCCGGTGAAGGAGCAAAGATGCGTGGGCACATCCATGACAACTGTTGCATCGTCTAGTTTTCCATCGTCATAGTAGTGTGTGGCCATAATAGTAGCGAGCCTTGCTTTGACCTTGCAACACCAACCCCTTGTAGTCAT is drawn from Triticum dicoccoides isolate Atlit2015 ecotype Zavitan chromosome 4A, WEW_v2.0, whole genome shotgun sequence and contains these coding sequences:
- the LOC119287476 gene encoding phytosulfokine receptor 2-like; this translates as MERCCLLLLFVAFLWPAASATPCHPDDLRALRGFAGELGGGGALRTAWSGASCCAWEGVGCDSASGRVTVLRLPWRGLAGHIPGASLAGLVWLEELFLGSNHFEGVIPDELFGLVRLRKLSLASNELTGELSPRLGELTHLTLLDLSANRFFGPLPDVFRDLTSLEHLAMHSNGFSGFLPPSLSSLSSLHELNLRNNSMSGPIARVSFSDMPLLASLDFSTNSLTGWLPASLASCGELKSLNLANNILVGTIPSWIGEFDNLWYLNLSNNSFVGEVPKSLLRLNGLATAGRSSGMVFINMPSFVNHERRALDEQPNTITGTNNTVRSGRNNTMSGNDNIVMSGDSNTVSGSFNTLVCGNNNILSGDHHVVSGSNHIVTNSFNKVTGCTNNVSGSNHTVSGSNNTVSGSSNTVSGNNHVVSGSNRVVTGD